One segment of Nostoc piscinale CENA21 DNA contains the following:
- a CDS encoding DUF1802 family protein, with amino-acid sequence MPMNLTSSLYALKEWSVAINALETAKTIMLLRKGGIHEQNGRFQVAHEQVLLYPTFEHQQPFLLKSEYANLVCPVTPGWHPETIRIGSWAEITDILPISEESTVNALLPFHIWNEYFISDRLKWKPRQPLYVLLLRTYKLPKVQEIPYLPKYGGCKSWIDLAQPIGIAHATPVLSDADYSEIVNEIRTIISDFIKC; translated from the coding sequence ATGCCGATGAATTTAACTTCGAGTTTATACGCTCTCAAAGAATGGTCTGTGGCGATTAATGCTTTGGAAACTGCCAAAACCATCATGTTACTGCGTAAAGGTGGCATTCATGAGCAGAATGGACGTTTTCAAGTTGCTCATGAGCAGGTTTTACTTTACCCAACTTTTGAACATCAACAGCCGTTTCTGCTAAAATCAGAATATGCAAATCTCGTCTGTCCAGTAACTCCTGGTTGGCATCCAGAAACAATTCGTATTGGCAGTTGGGCAGAGATTACAGATATTTTGCCGATTAGTGAGGAGTCTACTGTTAACGCTTTACTCCCGTTTCATATCTGGAATGAGTATTTTATTAGCGATCGCTTAAAATGGAAACCACGTCAGCCGTTGTATGTTCTGCTGTTACGCACTTATAAACTGCCCAAAGTCCAAGAAATTCCCTATCTGCCAAAATATGGTGGTTGCAAGTCCTGGATTGATTTAGCGCAACCAATTGGCATCGCACATGCAACACCTGTTTTATCTGATGCTGACTACTCAGAAATAGTTAACGAAATTCGCACGATTATTAGTGATTTTATCAAGTGCTGA
- a CDS encoding aldo/keto reductase, whose product MEKRKLGTSAVEITPIIIGTWQAGKKMWVGIEDADSIKAIRAAFEAGITTVDTAEVYGEGHSERIVAEALSDVRDQVQYATKVFANHLKYDQVIEACDRSLKNLKTDHIDLYQIHWPAGAFNSEIVPITETMKALNELKQQGKIRAIGVSNFSGAQLAEASQYGRIDSLQPPYSLFWRAVENDAMPYCIENQISILAYSPLAQGLLTGKFTRGQKFAPEDNRAKNKLFQGENFEHAQQAIDKLRPIAEHHHCTLAQLALAWLIAQPQANAIAGARYPEQAQDNAKAANVQLTPEEIAEIDSIGRIVTDHLDDNPVMWNW is encoded by the coding sequence ATGGAAAAGCGAAAATTAGGTACATCTGCCGTAGAAATCACACCCATCATTATTGGAACTTGGCAAGCTGGCAAAAAGATGTGGGTGGGAATTGAAGACGCTGACTCCATTAAAGCCATTCGCGCCGCCTTTGAAGCCGGCATCACAACTGTTGACACAGCAGAAGTTTATGGTGAAGGTCATTCTGAGCGCATTGTAGCCGAAGCTTTATCAGATGTGCGCGACCAAGTACAGTATGCCACAAAAGTTTTTGCCAACCATCTCAAGTACGATCAAGTGATTGAGGCTTGCGATCGCTCTTTAAAAAACCTCAAAACCGATCATATCGACCTTTATCAAATTCATTGGCCTGCGGGTGCCTTTAATAGCGAAATAGTCCCCATCACAGAAACGATGAAGGCTTTAAATGAGCTAAAACAGCAAGGAAAAATTAGAGCAATTGGGGTTTCTAACTTTTCTGGCGCACAATTGGCAGAAGCATCACAATATGGACGAATCGATAGTTTGCAACCCCCATATTCCCTATTTTGGCGGGCGGTGGAAAACGATGCTATGCCCTATTGTATCGAAAATCAAATTTCTATCTTGGCTTATTCACCCTTAGCCCAAGGATTATTAACAGGTAAATTTACTCGCGGCCAAAAATTCGCCCCAGAAGACAACCGCGCCAAAAATAAATTATTTCAAGGCGAAAACTTTGAACACGCTCAACAAGCTATAGATAAACTCCGCCCCATAGCCGAACACCATCATTGTACCTTGGCACAGTTAGCCTTAGCTTGGTTAATTGCCCAACCCCAAGCCAATGCGATCGCAGGCGCACGTTATCCCGAACAAGCACAAGACAACGCCAAAGCCGCCAATGTTCAACTTACCCCTGAAGAAATTGCCGAAATCGATTCTATTGGGCGAATTGTCACCGATCATTTAGATGACAACCCAGTTATGTGGAATTGGTAA
- a CDS encoding cobyrinate a,c-diamide synthase has product MALVIAGERSGVGKTTVTLTLLASLCRRGGQVQSFKVGPDYIDPMFHRYVTGLACRNLDPVLTSEAYVQQCFAHHSQASEYALVEGVMGLFDGIGSREENTLHPFTFASTAHIAKLLDLPVVLVIDCSRLSGSVAAIAHGYCTFDPKIKIAGLVLNRVGSDRHLSLLKDALKSLQLPILGVLRRQDNITIPDRHLGLVPTAELSELDAVIERLADLGDTCFDWQSLLPLLRQKGDKGDKEDKGENNPGCLGKSSSVVRVAVACDRAFNFYYQDNLDLLQKLGAELVFWSPLEDAELPRNIQGMYFGGGFPEVFAQQLTKNINVLQAVKTAIIQGIPTIAECGGLMYLCREIIDFEGKSYPMVGIIPTSACMDKRLTLGYRRAVALQDSLLVNAGTNVYGHEFHRSTLKANSRQPLFDTYRYDCDENMGFEGWNLPINLHASYIHLHWGSNGEIPQRFLQQCQSYSVSHSSEVLTRIINRR; this is encoded by the coding sequence ATGGCTTTAGTAATTGCAGGTGAACGTAGCGGGGTGGGTAAGACAACAGTCACACTCACCCTTTTAGCATCTTTATGTCGTCGTGGTGGTCAAGTACAATCTTTCAAGGTCGGGCCAGATTATATTGACCCAATGTTTCATCGGTATGTAACTGGTCTTGCTTGTCGTAACTTAGACCCAGTGCTGACTAGTGAAGCTTACGTTCAGCAATGTTTTGCTCATCACAGCCAAGCAAGTGAATATGCTTTGGTAGAAGGGGTGATGGGGTTGTTTGATGGAATAGGGAGTCGGGAAGAAAATACTTTACACCCATTCACTTTTGCTAGTACGGCGCACATTGCAAAGTTACTCGATTTACCTGTGGTGTTGGTAATTGATTGCAGTCGGTTATCGGGTTCTGTAGCTGCGATCGCTCACGGTTATTGTACCTTTGACCCCAAAATTAAAATAGCTGGTTTAGTGCTGAATCGCGTCGGGAGCGATCGCCATCTTTCTTTACTCAAAGATGCTCTAAAATCTCTACAATTGCCGATTCTCGGTGTGCTGCGTCGTCAAGATAATATTACAATTCCTGACCGCCATCTTGGTTTAGTTCCCACAGCAGAACTCAGCGAATTAGATGCAGTTATAGAACGTCTAGCAGATTTAGGTGATACTTGCTTTGACTGGCAAAGTTTATTACCTTTGTTGAGACAGAAGGGGGACAAAGGAGACAAGGAAGACAAGGGAGAGAATAACCCTGGTTGTTTGGGGAAATCGTCTTCTGTAGTCAGGGTTGCGGTTGCGTGCGATCGCGCTTTTAATTTTTATTATCAAGACAATCTTGATTTACTGCAAAAATTAGGTGCAGAGTTAGTTTTTTGGAGTCCTTTAGAAGATGCAGAATTACCGCGAAATATTCAAGGTATGTATTTTGGTGGTGGTTTCCCAGAAGTATTTGCTCAACAATTAACTAAAAATATTAATGTTTTGCAAGCAGTAAAAACAGCGATTATTCAAGGAATACCGACCATTGCTGAATGTGGTGGCTTGATGTATTTGTGTAGAGAAATCATTGATTTTGAGGGTAAATCTTACCCAATGGTGGGCATAATTCCCACATCTGCTTGTATGGATAAACGTTTAACTTTAGGTTATCGTCGAGCCGTAGCTTTACAAGATAGTTTATTAGTAAATGCCGGAACAAATGTTTATGGACATGAATTTCATCGCTCAACTTTAAAAGCTAACTCTCGTCAACCATTGTTTGATACTTACCGCTACGATTGCGATGAAAATATGGGCTTTGAAGGCTGGAATTTACCTATCAATCTTCACGCTTCATACATACATTTACACTGGGGTTCTAATGGAGAAATTCCCCAGCGATTTCTTCAACAATGTCAAAGTTATAGCGTTTCTCATTCTAGTGAGGTACTAACACGAATAATTAACCGCAGATGA
- a CDS encoding AI-2E family transporter: protein MQSANKLPRWLSYGLAFPLVILNGWLLIQVVKYFQPLVSVVAIAILLAFVLNYPIQFFQKRGVPRYLAIVGVLLSAVVILGGVGITLVPVILQQLNELANILPSWIDSSLEQLDAFQNWAATQQIPINLRGLALQLLERLSNQFQSFTGKILGFAFDTIGVVVNILIAAVLTIYLILNGQKLWDGIYQWFPENIGTKVRQLLREDFQNYFIGQATLGAVLAILVTLAFVLLRIPLALLFGIAIGFFSLFPFGTGIGIGIVSLLVALENFWLGVEVLGVAVALDQINSNIVAPRILGNLTGLNPVWVVISLLIGAKLGGVLGLLIAIPIASFIKDIADSWRAGELSQQIVTHEDGVKTSPMEVNQENYISKS, encoded by the coding sequence ATGCAATCAGCAAACAAACTACCACGATGGTTAAGTTATGGCTTGGCGTTTCCGCTAGTCATTCTCAACGGTTGGTTATTAATCCAGGTTGTCAAGTATTTTCAACCTTTGGTGAGTGTAGTTGCGATCGCTATCCTACTAGCATTTGTCTTAAACTACCCCATCCAGTTCTTTCAAAAACGCGGTGTACCCCGTTACTTGGCAATTGTCGGAGTCTTGCTGTCAGCCGTGGTGATTCTGGGAGGTGTTGGTATCACCTTAGTACCAGTAATTCTGCAACAGCTTAACGAACTAGCAAATATTCTGCCTTCATGGATAGATTCTAGTTTAGAACAATTAGATGCCTTTCAAAATTGGGCAGCTACCCAACAAATTCCGATTAATTTGCGGGGTTTAGCCTTACAACTGTTAGAAAGATTATCCAATCAATTTCAATCTTTCACAGGCAAAATTCTGGGTTTTGCATTTGATACTATCGGTGTTGTAGTTAATATTTTAATTGCAGCCGTTTTGACTATTTACTTAATCTTAAATGGTCAAAAATTATGGGATGGAATTTATCAATGGTTCCCTGAAAATATCGGCACAAAAGTTAGACAATTACTCCGAGAAGATTTTCAAAATTATTTTATTGGTCAGGCAACATTAGGGGCAGTGTTAGCTATATTGGTGACATTAGCATTTGTACTCCTCCGCATTCCCCTGGCTTTGTTGTTTGGTATCGCTATTGGCTTTTTCTCATTATTTCCCTTTGGGACAGGGATAGGAATTGGCATAGTTAGTTTATTAGTTGCTTTAGAAAACTTTTGGTTAGGTGTGGAAGTTTTAGGTGTCGCAGTAGCCCTTGATCAAATTAATTCTAATATTGTCGCACCAAGAATTTTAGGAAATCTAACTGGTTTAAATCCAGTGTGGGTAGTAATTTCCTTGCTCATTGGGGCAAAATTAGGTGGCGTTTTAGGTCTGTTAATTGCGATTCCTATCGCTAGTTTTATTAAAGATATTGCAGATAGTTGGCGAGCCGGAGAACTGAGTCAACAAATTGTTACTCATGAAGATGGCGTAAAAACTTCACCAATGGAAGTAAATCAGGAAAATTACATCAGCAAAAGTTAA
- a CDS encoding alkaline phosphatase D family protein — protein MESNQPLKINRRQFLVRSAVTAGGIIGTNIVSKSPVFGQAPAIITAEKMRPGIPFGVATGDISENNVVIWSRSDRPARMIVEYSTSESFRNVRRIPGPVALETSDFTARLNLRKLPQNQQIFYRVIFQDLNYRNVYSAPVSGSFRTPPRYGKDICFVWGGDTAGQGWGINPDFGGMRIYETMRQLQPDFFIHSGDNIYADGPIQSQVTLDDGTIWRNITTPEKSKVAETLTEFRGNYQYNLMDENIKRFNAEVPILAQWDDHEVTNNWYPGEILNDDRYTVKDVNLLAKRARQAFLEYMPIEYYDNPERTRIYRSFEYGSLLDIFMLDERTYRGPNSPNNQPQQSPATDFLSRRQVQWLKRQLLSSKATWKVIASDMPLGLIVRDGATDFEAWANGDGPALGRELELADLLRFIKNRNIQNVVWFTADVHYAAAHYYDPNKAQFQDFKPFWEFVAGPLNAGTFGPNQLENTFGPQLVFQSLPAGTRANRPPSEGLQFFGAVRINAYTKVMTVSLRNLAGKVVYSVDLPPEKD, from the coding sequence ATGGAATCTAATCAACCATTAAAGATAAATCGTCGCCAATTTTTAGTACGTTCAGCAGTAACAGCAGGCGGAATTATTGGGACAAATATTGTTTCTAAATCTCCTGTTTTTGGTCAAGCACCTGCTATTATTACTGCGGAAAAAATGCGTCCTGGTATACCTTTTGGTGTAGCTACTGGTGACATTAGTGAAAATAATGTTGTGATTTGGAGTCGGAGCGATCGCCCCGCCAGAATGATTGTAGAATATTCAACTAGCGAATCATTTCGTAATGTCCGGCGCATTCCTGGGCCTGTAGCTTTAGAAACTAGCGACTTTACCGCCCGACTTAACCTCAGAAAACTACCCCAAAATCAACAGATATTTTATCGGGTAATTTTTCAAGATTTAAACTATCGCAACGTTTACAGCGCCCCAGTTAGCGGTTCTTTCCGTACACCTCCTAGATATGGCAAAGATATCTGCTTTGTTTGGGGAGGCGACACCGCAGGTCAAGGATGGGGTATAAATCCTGACTTTGGTGGGATGAGAATTTATGAAACTATGCGCCAACTCCAGCCCGACTTTTTCATCCATTCAGGCGATAACATTTATGCTGATGGCCCTATTCAATCTCAAGTAACGCTGGATGATGGCACAATTTGGCGCAACATCACCACACCAGAAAAATCGAAAGTTGCAGAAACTTTAACAGAGTTTCGTGGGAACTATCAATACAACTTGATGGATGAAAATATTAAGCGTTTCAATGCCGAAGTGCCAATATTAGCGCAGTGGGACGACCACGAAGTTACAAATAACTGGTATCCCGGCGAAATCCTCAACGATGACCGCTACACAGTCAAAGATGTTAACTTGTTAGCTAAACGGGCAAGACAAGCATTTTTGGAATATATGCCGATTGAGTATTACGATAATCCAGAAAGAACCAGAATTTACCGTTCCTTTGAGTATGGGTCATTGCTCGATATTTTCATGCTGGATGAACGCACCTATCGAGGGCCAAACTCTCCCAATAATCAGCCACAACAAAGTCCAGCAACAGATTTTTTAAGTAGAAGACAAGTGCAGTGGCTAAAACGACAATTACTTTCATCCAAAGCCACTTGGAAAGTTATTGCCAGTGATATGCCTTTAGGACTGATAGTGAGAGATGGTGCGACTGATTTTGAAGCTTGGGCAAATGGCGACGGCCCCGCTTTAGGCAGAGAATTAGAATTGGCAGACTTACTGCGGTTTATCAAAAACAGAAATATTCAGAATGTGGTGTGGTTTACTGCTGATGTCCATTACGCCGCCGCCCACTACTACGACCCCAATAAAGCCCAGTTTCAAGACTTTAAACCTTTCTGGGAGTTCGTCGCCGGGCCACTAAATGCAGGTACATTTGGGCCAAATCAATTAGAAAATACCTTCGGCCCACAATTAGTATTTCAAAGCCTGCCTGCTGGTACAAGAGCAAATCGACCCCCAAGTGAAGGGTTGCAATTCTTCGGCGCAGTCAGAATTAATGCTTATACCAAAGTGATGACAGTATCCCTGCGTAATTTGGCTGGCAAAGTTGTTTACAGCGTAGATTTACCACCAGAAAAAGATTAA
- a CDS encoding fructosamine kinase family protein has product MFWTEIDAHISRVTGENFHTQQRRSVSGGCINQGYAVSNGQLTYFVKLNQASQVAMFEAEMLGLKQMFATNTIRVPRPICWGTSGDSGYIVLEWLEMGGGNTQSWAEMGRKLAAMHQATSQNGFGWNMNNTIGSTPQINTWTADWIDFYCTHRLGYQFQLARRRGGNFPKQDELLAAIPELLASHEVQPSLVHGDLWGGNAGCTVSGEPVIFDPATYYGDREVDIAMTELFGGFPAAFYQGYNAAFPLDTGYERRKTLYNLYHILNHFNLFGGGYGSQANRMIDQILR; this is encoded by the coding sequence ATGTTTTGGACTGAAATTGATGCCCATATTAGTCGGGTAACTGGCGAAAATTTTCACACTCAACAACGGCGTTCTGTGAGTGGCGGCTGCATTAACCAAGGATATGCCGTTTCTAACGGTCAACTCACATACTTCGTCAAACTCAACCAAGCATCGCAAGTAGCTATGTTTGAGGCTGAGATGTTGGGTTTAAAGCAAATGTTCGCCACAAATACTATCCGTGTACCCAGGCCAATTTGTTGGGGAACATCCGGTGATTCTGGCTACATCGTTTTGGAATGGTTAGAAATGGGTGGCGGTAATACCCAATCTTGGGCAGAAATGGGGCGCAAGTTAGCCGCTATGCACCAAGCAACCAGCCAAAATGGTTTCGGTTGGAATATGAATAATACTATTGGTTCCACTCCCCAAATCAACACTTGGACAGCAGATTGGATTGATTTTTACTGCACACATCGCCTTGGTTATCAATTTCAATTAGCCAGAAGGCGGGGAGGTAATTTTCCAAAACAAGATGAATTATTAGCCGCGATTCCAGAATTATTAGCCAGTCACGAAGTACAACCATCCTTAGTGCATGGCGATTTGTGGGGCGGAAATGCTGGATGTACTGTGTCAGGCGAACCGGTAATTTTTGATCCAGCCACTTATTATGGCGATCGCGAAGTTGATATCGCTATGACTGAACTTTTTGGTGGTTTTCCGGCTGCTTTTTATCAAGGTTATAACGCAGCTTTTCCCTTAGATACAGGCTACGAGCGCCGGAAAACTTTGTATAACCTTTATCACATTTTGAATCACTTCAATTTATTTGGTGGTGGCTATGGTTCCCAAGCCAACCGCATGATTGACCAAATTTTGCGATAA
- a CDS encoding ISAs1 family transposase: MRDFVKRHQQSLIEILEIPKDRVPSYSTIRRVMMRVNFEELTQIFNEWASQYVELSSLEWLATDGKSIKATVQDYSSAYQRFISVVSMFSSHQGQVVGLQTMDNKQSSEIATVQNLIAILDLKGVVFSFDALHCQKKTVQQIIHSGNDYVIAVKANQPKLYHQIQQNMQHSQPTTIHTDFERRSGRFTQRRVCVFENLNNISHDWLGLKSIIQVERVGTRAGKAYQETAYYISSLSLKASDFACGIRRHWSVENRLHWVKDVVFDEDSAQMVDGYAAANFSILRSFVINLFRHNGFDSLTRAIRFCSHNIPLLFSFLE, from the coding sequence ATGAGAGATTTTGTCAAACGCCATCAACAATCATTAATCGAAATACTAGAGATACCAAAAGATAGAGTGCCATCGTACTCGACAATTCGCCGTGTGATGATGCGTGTAAATTTTGAGGAATTGACACAGATATTTAATGAATGGGCAAGTCAGTATGTAGAATTAAGCTCCTTAGAATGGTTAGCAACTGACGGTAAAAGTATCAAGGCGACAGTCCAGGACTATAGCAGTGCCTATCAAAGATTCATTAGTGTCGTATCGATGTTTAGTAGCCACCAAGGTCAAGTCGTCGGGTTACAAACGATGGATAACAAGCAAAGCAGTGAAATTGCTACGGTTCAAAACTTAATTGCTATCTTGGATTTAAAGGGTGTAGTGTTTAGTTTTGATGCACTTCATTGTCAAAAAAAAACAGTCCAGCAAATCATCCACAGTGGCAATGATTATGTGATTGCAGTCAAAGCCAATCAGCCCAAACTGTATCACCAAATCCAACAGAATATGCAGCACTCACAGCCCACAACTATACATACTGATTTTGAACGAAGGAGTGGTCGCTTTACTCAACGTCGTGTTTGTGTATTTGAAAACTTGAACAATATTTCCCATGATTGGCTGGGTTTAAAGTCGATTATTCAAGTCGAACGAGTTGGTACTCGTGCTGGTAAAGCTTACCAAGAAACTGCTTACTACATCAGTTCTCTGTCCCTGAAAGCATCCGATTTTGCCTGTGGTATTCGTCGCCACTGGAGCGTAGAAAATCGATTACATTGGGTGAAAGATGTTGTCTTTGATGAAGACTCTGCCCAAATGGTTGATGGTTATGCTGCTGCCAACTTCTCAATTCTCCGCAGTTTTGTGATTAATCTTTTCCGCCACAATGGTTTTGATTCCCTTACCAGAGCTATCAGATTCTGCTCCCACAACATCCCATTACTTTTTTCCTTTTTAGAATGA
- a CDS encoding transposase family protein has product MTVAIITQLKKVRDFRTKQGQRHRLWLVLVLVIMGTMSGCVGYRGNERFCQTPSTIINRNTRDTKR; this is encoded by the coding sequence ATGACAGTTGCGATTATCACGCAACTGAAGAAAGTTAGGGATTTTCGGACAAAGCAAGGACAAAGACACCGATTATGGCTGGTACTAGTACTGGTAATCATGGGAACAATGAGTGGTTGTGTAGGATACAGAGGTAATGAGAGATTTTGTCAAACGCCATCAACAATCATTAATCGAAATACTAGAGATACCAAAAGATAG
- a CDS encoding lipoxygenase family protein, with product MSLAFPPNSAVLSKLDIKDILLFLYKLSKLGKNAEQYTEYNYNYHYVPPLAMTGAVPLPLIKLGIPVQELPNLKWVVIVAAKITTLLVNEALSNFFANSLGNPLAYGLEGERPSLELTKKLQTLAEIDKEIQESDSKHELEKLALKLALTTREIITELKSNDLGNVSFDVNETSEVAQELAEIDQEWELYEAEQKATNVDFSSSVIEDAIADLLSGAVKQVILANADLLKFDDDEALPGDVNFSPEASAAQRTLEDYNKLFSIIPLPQISQNFQEDLTFAYMRVAGPNPLMLQQVKAGNKILEISDALYQEITKTSDSLAAAISEGRLYQADYAALKDMQNGNFPQEQKYIYAPLALFVVPPLNNLFRPLIPIAIQCQSESQVFTPLSGENWLVAKSVVQMADVNYHELVSHLGRTHLFIEPFAIATRRQLPKNHPLRILLEPHLEGTILINYGAHQKLIADQGGVDKLLASTIECDRQMAIKGAQDYLYNFNAAMFPNIVASRGVENINQLPEYPYRDDGQLIWQAVSQWVGTYLSIHYPNAQQIIADVNLQNWAKELVSQQGGRLQNFGEDVSGTIKTLEYLIQVATTVIFTASAQHAAVNFPQGNLMTYTPAFPLAGYSPAPTSDQQSDLMEFLPPLSQAKDQLKLTYLLGSVYYTRLGQYSNSYFHSQAQIKTALFTFQTELKDIEAEINRRNRLNSARIVPYEFLLPSRIPQSINI from the coding sequence ATGTCTTTAGCTTTTCCGCCTAACTCTGCTGTATTGTCAAAATTAGACATTAAAGATATTTTGTTATTTTTATATAAGTTGTCCAAACTGGGTAAAAATGCCGAACAATATACGGAATATAACTATAATTATCATTATGTGCCGCCGTTGGCAATGACTGGTGCTGTACCATTACCACTGATTAAATTAGGAATACCAGTGCAAGAGTTACCTAATTTAAAGTGGGTGGTGATAGTAGCTGCAAAAATTACCACTTTGTTAGTGAATGAAGCTTTAAGTAATTTTTTTGCTAATTCTTTGGGTAATCCTTTAGCTTATGGACTAGAGGGAGAACGCCCTAGTCTAGAACTGACTAAAAAGCTACAAACGTTAGCAGAAATTGACAAAGAAATTCAAGAATCTGATAGTAAGCATGAGTTAGAAAAGCTGGCGTTAAAACTAGCATTAACAACTAGAGAGATTATTACAGAACTGAAAAGCAATGATTTAGGTAATGTTTCTTTTGATGTGAATGAAACATCGGAAGTTGCTCAGGAGTTGGCAGAAATTGATCAAGAATGGGAATTGTATGAAGCAGAACAAAAGGCTACTAATGTAGATTTTTCATCCTCGGTAATTGAAGATGCGATCGCAGATTTACTCAGTGGTGCGGTGAAGCAAGTTATTCTCGCTAATGCTGATTTGCTGAAGTTTGATGATGATGAGGCATTACCTGGAGATGTTAACTTTTCTCCAGAGGCATCAGCAGCACAGCGAACATTAGAGGATTACAATAAATTATTTAGCATTATACCTCTACCGCAAATTAGTCAAAATTTTCAAGAGGATTTAACCTTTGCTTATATGCGAGTGGCTGGGCCAAATCCTCTGATGTTACAGCAAGTAAAGGCTGGAAACAAGATTTTAGAAATTAGTGACGCACTTTATCAGGAAATTACCAAGACTTCCGATTCTTTAGCAGCAGCTATCAGTGAAGGTCGCCTTTATCAAGCTGATTATGCTGCATTAAAAGATATGCAGAATGGGAATTTTCCCCAAGAACAGAAGTATATCTATGCACCTTTAGCATTATTTGTAGTTCCACCATTGAATAATCTTTTTCGGCCTTTAATACCAATTGCAATTCAATGTCAATCGGAAAGTCAGGTATTTACACCGTTGAGTGGTGAAAATTGGTTGGTGGCTAAGAGTGTGGTGCAGATGGCAGATGTTAACTATCATGAGTTGGTGAGTCATTTGGGGCGGACTCACTTGTTTATTGAACCATTTGCGATCGCAACTAGAAGACAACTACCCAAAAACCATCCTCTGAGAATTTTACTAGAACCGCACCTCGAAGGTACTATCTTAATCAATTACGGCGCTCATCAAAAGTTAATTGCTGATCAAGGTGGAGTAGATAAGCTGTTAGCTAGTACAATTGAGTGCGATCGCCAGATGGCAATTAAAGGCGCTCAAGATTATTTGTATAATTTCAACGCTGCAATGTTTCCCAATATTGTGGCTAGTCGTGGCGTTGAGAATATTAATCAACTACCAGAATATCCTTATCGTGATGACGGTCAACTAATTTGGCAAGCTGTCTCTCAATGGGTAGGCACATATTTAAGTATTCACTATCCCAATGCACAGCAAATAATTGCAGATGTAAACTTGCAAAATTGGGCAAAGGAATTAGTTTCTCAACAAGGCGGTCGTTTGCAAAACTTTGGGGAAGATGTTTCAGGTACAATTAAAACTCTGGAATATCTGATTCAAGTTGCTACTACAGTTATTTTTACAGCTAGCGCCCAACATGCTGCGGTGAATTTCCCTCAAGGAAATCTCATGACTTATACACCTGCTTTTCCTTTAGCCGGTTATTCACCAGCCCCCACATCTGACCAACAAAGCGACTTGATGGAATTTTTACCGCCATTATCCCAAGCCAAAGACCAGTTAAAGTTAACTTACTTGCTGGGTTCAGTTTATTACACCCGTTTAGGTCAATACTCTAATTCCTATTTCCACTCTCAAGCACAAATCAAAACTGCTTTGTTCACTTTCCAAACTGAACTCAAAGATATTGAAGCAGAAATTAATCGCCGAAATCGTCTCAATTCTGCCAGAATAGTACCTTACGAGTTCTTATTACCTTCGAGAATTCCTCAAAGTATCAATATATAA
- a CDS encoding CHRD domain-containing protein — MRFIKTIFTTLMYLAVFTLFSIFVQPVNQAVALSQSSNIKLDPSKGKEIGFVYEAFLSPLQEPDDEENTPKIAPPSLKSTAPSIPRNQRKSHGHGIVKFTKDLSKAFVDVQVAGVNLKDIVMFHIHCGKPDVLGPIQVDFALTGDVKQNFADGHFSAEVTDEIIEKTANSAKDLLGLYTLGCPIESGKPDKVKTIAGMAHYGRRNELYFNLHTKGQTFYGDIRGQLHPVEN, encoded by the coding sequence ATGCGGTTTATTAAAACTATATTTACGACATTGATGTATCTAGCAGTTTTTACATTGTTCAGCATCTTTGTTCAACCAGTAAACCAAGCAGTTGCTTTAAGTCAGTCAAGTAACATTAAACTTGACCCCAGCAAAGGTAAGGAAATTGGTTTTGTATACGAAGCTTTTTTAAGTCCACTGCAAGAACCAGATGATGAGGAAAATACACCAAAAATTGCCCCTCCATCTTTAAAATCTACCGCACCTTCTATACCGAGAAATCAGCGTAAGTCACATGGACATGGAATAGTAAAATTCACCAAAGACTTGAGTAAAGCATTTGTGGATGTTCAAGTAGCAGGCGTAAATCTCAAAGATATAGTTATGTTTCATATCCATTGCGGTAAACCAGATGTACTTGGCCCTATTCAAGTTGACTTTGCTTTGACTGGCGATGTTAAACAAAACTTCGCTGATGGTCATTTTTCCGCAGAAGTAACGGATGAAATTATTGAAAAGACGGCTAATTCTGCCAAAGATTTGTTAGGACTTTACACTTTAGGTTGTCCCATTGAATCAGGAAAACCAGATAAAGTTAAAACAATTGCTGGTATGGCACATTATGGCAGACGTAACGAACTTTATTTTAATTTACATACTAAAGGTCAAACTTTTTATGGCGATATTCGCGGTCAATTACATCCGGTAGAAAATTAA